Proteins from one Mycobacterium sp. HUMS_12744610 genomic window:
- a CDS encoding DUF732 domain-containing protein produces the protein MSPSIIGHAGVLAAAVVVLTGGAWLRGGVAVADPNEDAQFLALLEQEQIPALEGVPSLIATAHKICGKLDRGVTVNAVIDDMKDHALTGPAGHRFPDRRVMSTITRFITASVEAYCPGDHGKIVSITAYAARARGPAVHPVSLLTPVLPVGDLAPNPPEIPAPPPDAPTLAPAPRPIAVPPPPKRPPPTVPAPGGTRGGGQGGAPADPSPPMPPGWVRLAP, from the coding sequence ATGTCCCCCAGCATCATCGGCCACGCCGGCGTCCTAGCCGCCGCCGTCGTGGTGCTCACCGGCGGCGCGTGGCTACGCGGCGGCGTGGCGGTGGCCGACCCGAACGAGGACGCGCAGTTTCTGGCTCTCCTCGAACAAGAACAGATTCCCGCACTCGAGGGCGTGCCGAGCCTGATCGCCACGGCCCACAAGATCTGCGGCAAGCTCGACCGCGGCGTGACGGTGAACGCCGTCATCGACGACATGAAGGACCACGCGCTCACCGGCCCGGCCGGACACCGCTTCCCCGACCGCCGTGTCATGTCCACGATCACCCGGTTCATCACCGCGTCGGTCGAGGCCTACTGCCCCGGCGACCACGGCAAGATCGTCTCCATCACGGCCTATGCCGCCCGGGCGCGCGGTCCGGCCGTGCATCCCGTCTCGCTGCTCACCCCGGTGCTTCCGGTCGGGGACCTCGCCCCGAACCCGCCGGAGATTCCGGCGCCACCCCCGGACGCGCCGACCCTGGCACCGGCGCCCCGGCCGATCGCGGTACCGCCCCCGCCGAAGCGGCCACCGCCGACCGTCCCAGCGCCGGGCGGCACCCGCGGCGGCGGCCAGGGCGGCGCTCCCGCGGACCCGTCGCCGCCCATGCCGCCGGGCTGGGTCAGGCTCGCACCCTGA